The following proteins are co-located in the Methylocystis sp. IM3 genome:
- a CDS encoding SulP family inorganic anion transporter, with amino-acid sequence MRKHLDYYTRYLDHDIPAGVVVFLVALPLCLGIAVASGAPPFSGVIAGIVGGLVVSVVSGSQLSVSGPAAGLTVIVAAAVEKFGLGGTVLAVALSGLFQIGMGYARAGVIGAYFPSAVIKGMLAAIGLILIVKQLPHAIGYDADADRDLSFLEGGANATFSFVWSSRNSISPGSTIVALVSLAILLLWDTDRIRGNRILALVPGPLVAVIFGILFNLAAQAVAPFFAISPQHLVTLPQIFGPLQFAGQIRLPDLRLLTDYHIYVTAATLALVGSLETLLSLEAVDKLDPLKRTAPTNQELKAQGVGNFVSGMMGGLPITAVIVRSSASINAGAHTKVACLVHGVLLLLSVMFLASVLNMIPLACLAAVLLLTGYKLAKPKLVAEQFEKGFEQFAPFAVTIAAILLTDLLKGMAIGMAVGLFFVLRTNYHSAFTLTRDGNHYLLRLQKDVSFLNKAPLRTILEEIDGDSFVVIDGTRATFIDRDIMETLEDFMKAASDNNIRVILKDLPRFEKTAALAVVA; translated from the coding sequence ATGCGTAAGCATCTCGACTATTACACGCGTTATCTGGACCACGATATCCCCGCGGGGGTGGTCGTGTTTCTCGTGGCGCTGCCGCTCTGCCTCGGCATCGCGGTCGCCTCCGGAGCGCCGCCGTTTTCCGGCGTTATCGCCGGCATTGTCGGCGGTCTCGTCGTTTCCGTCGTCAGCGGTTCGCAACTCAGCGTTTCCGGCCCGGCTGCGGGCCTCACCGTCATCGTCGCGGCGGCGGTGGAGAAATTTGGTCTCGGCGGCACCGTGCTGGCAGTCGCGCTCTCCGGCCTCTTCCAGATCGGCATGGGCTATGCCCGCGCGGGCGTGATCGGCGCCTATTTTCCTTCCGCCGTCATCAAGGGCATGCTGGCCGCAATCGGCCTGATCCTGATCGTAAAGCAGTTGCCCCATGCGATCGGCTATGACGCAGACGCAGACCGCGATCTGTCCTTCCTCGAAGGCGGGGCCAATGCGACGTTTTCCTTTGTCTGGTCGTCGCGGAACTCCATCTCGCCCGGCTCCACAATCGTCGCTTTGGTCTCGCTCGCAATCTTGCTGCTATGGGACACGGACAGGATACGGGGAAACCGAATCCTCGCCCTTGTGCCGGGCCCGCTCGTCGCGGTGATCTTCGGCATTCTCTTCAACCTGGCCGCGCAGGCCGTGGCGCCTTTCTTCGCGATTTCCCCACAGCACCTTGTGACGCTGCCGCAAATCTTCGGGCCCCTTCAGTTCGCGGGACAGATCCGCTTGCCGGATCTTCGATTGCTGACGGACTACCATATCTACGTGACGGCGGCGACCCTTGCCCTTGTCGGTAGTCTCGAGACGTTGCTCAGTCTCGAGGCAGTCGACAAGCTCGATCCACTCAAGCGCACGGCCCCCACCAATCAGGAGCTCAAGGCGCAAGGCGTTGGCAATTTCGTAAGCGGTATGATGGGTGGTCTGCCTATAACAGCGGTAATCGTGCGTAGCTCCGCCAGCATCAACGCCGGGGCGCACACCAAGGTTGCTTGCCTTGTGCATGGAGTGCTTTTGCTTTTGAGCGTCATGTTCCTCGCCAGTGTCCTGAACATGATCCCGCTCGCTTGCCTTGCGGCAGTGCTTCTGCTCACCGGTTACAAGCTGGCCAAGCCGAAACTCGTGGCTGAACAGTTCGAAAAGGGCTTCGAGCAATTTGCGCCTTTCGCAGTCACAATCGCGGCCATCCTTTTGACTGACCTGCTCAAGGGGATGGCGATCGGCATGGCGGTCGGTCTGTTCTTCGTGCTTCGCACGAATTACCATTCGGCATTCACGCTTACCCGGGACGGCAACCATTACCTGTTGCGGCTGCAGAAAGATGTCTCGTTTCTCAACAAGGCGCCTCTACGCACTATTCTCGAGGAGATAGACGGAGACAGTTTCGTCGTCATCGACGGAACCCGGGCGACATTTATCGATCGCGACATCATGGAAACCCTCGAGGATTTCATGAAAGCCGCAAGCGACAACAACATCCGTGTCATCTTGAAGGACTTGCCGAGATTCGAGAAGACTGCGGCGCTGGCGGTGGTCGCCTGA
- a CDS encoding NnrS family protein, giving the protein MPPIPRYRAQQSQAFLATFLSAGFRPFFLFAALWAAVALPLSIAYFEMAAELPTRFSPSIWHPHEMAFGFGGAVVAGFLLTAIPNWTGRMPLQGAPLAGLVALWLLGRIAVFFSASAPAPVAAVLDLAFPAAFFVVVAREIVTGRNWRNLPMVVALALLFVGNMLTHLDAMDVAETGALGVRLGIATLAMLVALVGGRITPSFTRNWLARALPGAGVPAPFGALDRVALAATLVALIAWVALPDTTPTAVLQILAGAALLLRLARWRGARTGAEPLLFVLHLGYGWLALGLLFMGVNKLFPLTDATTSLHTLTAGAIGTMTLAVMTRATRGHTGRPLVADRGTVAIYIAVTLAAALRVGAPFTGEYYFVALAVAAGLWSLAYGLFVLLYFGMLTGPRARADA; this is encoded by the coding sequence ATGCCCCCCATTCCGCGCTACCGCGCCCAACAGAGCCAAGCCTTCCTCGCAACTTTCCTCTCGGCAGGGTTCCGCCCCTTTTTTCTCTTCGCGGCGCTCTGGGCCGCCGTCGCGCTGCCCCTTTCGATCGCTTATTTCGAGATGGCCGCTGAACTGCCGACGCGATTCTCACCCAGCATCTGGCACCCGCACGAGATGGCCTTCGGTTTCGGTGGCGCGGTTGTGGCGGGATTTCTACTCACGGCGATCCCCAATTGGACAGGGCGAATGCCCTTGCAAGGCGCGCCGCTCGCGGGTCTTGTCGCGCTATGGCTTCTCGGCCGCATTGCCGTCTTCTTCTCCGCGAGTGCGCCGGCGCCCGTCGCGGCAGTGCTCGATCTCGCTTTTCCGGCCGCGTTCTTCGTCGTCGTCGCGCGCGAGATTGTGACCGGGCGGAACTGGCGCAACCTTCCCATGGTGGTCGCGCTCGCCCTTCTCTTTGTCGGCAATATGCTCACGCATCTCGATGCGATGGATGTCGCTGAGACGGGCGCCCTTGGAGTGCGGTTGGGTATAGCGACACTCGCCATGCTCGTTGCGCTCGTCGGGGGACGCATCACGCCGAGCTTCACCCGCAACTGGCTGGCGAGAGCCTTGCCCGGCGCCGGCGTGCCCGCCCCTTTCGGCGCGCTCGACCGCGTCGCGCTCGCGGCGACGCTCGTGGCGCTCATCGCCTGGGTGGCGCTCCCGGACACCACGCCGACCGCTGTTCTTCAAATCCTCGCTGGCGCCGCGCTGCTTCTGCGGCTGGCGCGCTGGCGCGGCGCCCGCACGGGAGCGGAGCCGCTCCTCTTTGTGCTGCATCTGGGCTATGGCTGGCTTGCGCTGGGCCTGTTGTTCATGGGCGTCAACAAACTTTTCCCTCTCACGGATGCGACGACGTCGCTGCATACGCTTACTGCCGGCGCCATTGGGACCATGACGCTCGCCGTGATGACCCGCGCAACGCGTGGCCACACTGGCCGCCCGCTCGTCGCGGATCGTGGAACGGTGGCCATCTACATCGCCGTGACGCTCGCGGCGGCCCTTCGCGTCGGCGCGCCTTTTACGGGCGAATATTACTTTGTCGCCCTCGCGGTCGCAGCTGGGCTTTGGAGTCTAGCTTATGGGCTCTTCGTGCTGCTGTATTTCGGGATGCTGACGGGACCACGCGCGCGGGCCGACGCATAG
- a CDS encoding IS5 family transposase: MRGEDARSGALFSYVDLESRVSKAHPLRVIRDLANEALAALAGEFSALYAATGRPSIPPEKLLRAMLLQAFYSIRSERQLMERLDFDLLFRWFVGLGVDDPVWDHSTFSKNRDRLLDGDVAAKFLSAVLAQPRVKRLLSNDHFSVDGTLIEAWASMKSFTPKDAGESSKDGTDDPPPGSGGRNREADFHGEKRSNETHASTSDPEARLYRKGAGKEAKLCFIGHALMENRNALFVDACLTKADGQAERVAALHMIEPRADRATRITLAADKGYDAKDFVNELRSMRVTPHVAQNISGRSSAIDGRTTRHEGYGLSQRIRKRIEEGFGWIKTVAGQEKTKFRGCDRVGFAFTFAAAAYNLIRLPKLLAAA, encoded by the coding sequence ATGCGGGGTGAGGACGCGCGCTCGGGGGCGTTGTTCAGCTACGTGGACCTGGAGTCGCGCGTTTCGAAAGCGCATCCGCTACGGGTCATCCGCGATCTGGCGAACGAGGCTCTGGCTGCTTTGGCCGGGGAGTTTTCGGCGCTTTACGCCGCGACCGGGCGGCCCTCCATCCCGCCGGAGAAGCTGCTGCGCGCCATGCTGCTGCAAGCCTTCTATTCAATCCGCTCCGAGCGCCAGCTCATGGAGCGGCTGGATTTCGACCTTTTGTTTCGCTGGTTCGTGGGGCTCGGGGTGGACGATCCCGTCTGGGATCATTCGACATTCTCGAAGAATCGCGACCGGCTGCTCGACGGCGACGTCGCGGCGAAATTTCTTTCCGCCGTGCTGGCGCAGCCGCGCGTGAAGCGACTCCTGAGCAACGATCATTTCTCAGTCGACGGCACGCTGATCGAAGCCTGGGCGTCGATGAAGAGCTTCACGCCGAAAGACGCCGGCGAAAGCTCGAAGGACGGGACGGACGATCCGCCTCCAGGCAGCGGCGGGCGCAACCGCGAAGCGGATTTCCATGGCGAGAAGCGTTCGAACGAGACGCACGCCTCGACGAGCGACCCGGAGGCGCGGCTTTACCGCAAGGGCGCCGGCAAGGAGGCGAAGCTGTGTTTTATCGGCCATGCGCTGATGGAGAACCGTAACGCGCTGTTCGTCGACGCGTGCCTGACCAAAGCCGACGGCCAGGCCGAACGCGTCGCCGCGCTGCACATGATCGAGCCGCGCGCCGACCGCGCGACGCGGATCACCCTCGCGGCCGACAAGGGCTATGACGCCAAGGACTTCGTCAACGAACTGCGCTCGATGCGGGTGACGCCGCATGTGGCGCAAAACATCAGCGGCCGATCGTCGGCCATCGATGGACGCACGACGCGGCACGAGGGTTACGGGCTCAGCCAGCGCATCCGCAAGCGAATCGAGGAGGGGTTCGGCTGGATCAAGACGGTCGCCGGGCAGGAGAAGACGAAGTTTCGGGGATGCGACCGAGTGGGCTTCGCTTTCACCTTCGCGGCCGCCGCCTATAATCTGATCCGGCTGCCAAAGCTGCTCGCCGCGGCGTGA